The DNA sequence GCATGTCATTCTTGCCGTACACGGGGAGCCCTCAACTCTGGGATATAATTTAAGAGGGGTGTCTCCGGAGCGACTCGTGCGTGATTGGGCGCTTAAAAATTTTAATGACAAAGCTCAAGTCATTCTTGTTAGCTGTTCAACAGGGGCTGAAATGGGTAATGGCAGGTTGAGTTTTGCTCAGAAACTTCAAAACATCTTTGATTATGGGATTCCTCCGTTAGTTAAAGAAAATGTAAGAAAAAATATAACGGTTATTTCTGCAACGGAAGATATTGGCAGACAAGATATTGTAGTTAAAGGGAGTCAAATTCGTTTTTGGCAACGTCAATATGATAAATCCTTTGGAGATAAATTCATCGGCTGCTTTGATGTAACTAGACATGGACATCGGATTAGGGCAAATAATCTGATAGGCTTTGATGTCAAGACGGAGATTCTTCATAAAGATCTGACTCTAGTTCGACTTCATAAAAGGGGAGATGAAGGGTATGCCGGTTTTATAAGAGCGTCTAATCTTAAAAAGCTAAGCTCTTTAAAGCAAGTTAGAGATAAATTTATTGGGAACCAAAAAGTAGATCAGGTTACCTTTGCGAGAATTCCTGCCGGAGAATATATTCAATATATTAAGGATAGAGCCCTCAAAACTGAAAGATATTCCGGAGGGGGAATGCGATATGATTTTGCTGATTTTGATCCAAGATGGGTTGTTTCTACTCAAACTTTGTCATCTGCAACTTCTACACTTTTAAAAAACAAGTAAGGTGCGCGATCAACTCAACTTATGGGATGTAACAGAGGTTAAATGATCCCTTTAAAGGCAAATGCAATTCAAGAATACTACAGCGAGGCTGATTCTCTAGGAGAAGAATGTTTATTAAAAATCCTTGATGCAGGTAAGCAATGGGATTTATCCCGGACTTTGCAACGGGGAGGAAGTGCTATTTTCCCTCATACGTTCATAAATGAATGTGGGCATCAAATTGCAAGCGTCGTTCATGGCTGTTTGAATAGCGGTGCAAAAACTGTAGTCGTGCTTGGAGTCCTTCATGCCCTTACAGACGAACTATTGGTAGCTAAGAAAAAGGAAGAAAGGGAAGAGGATATTGCACTTAATCCTTATAGGGGTATTTTTTCCCCTGATGAGAACAATGCCATTTTGAAAGCAGAGTTTTCCCTATATTTTTTCAAGCTCCTTTGGGAGCTTGAAAGCTCGAGACGCGACTCTGCTATTCCTAAGCTGGTCATTAAATATCCTTTTCTTGTCAATCGTGCACCTGAGTTATTGCCCGGAATAGATCAACTTCGAGAAATTGCTAAAAATGCTGTAGTTGTTGCTACTGCAGATCTTTGCCACTATGGGAAAGCCTACGATTGTCAAAAAGAAAAACCGATCAATGAAAACTCACTTACTTTTGCTCGTGAGACAATCCAACAGGGGTTTAAAGTTCTAAAAGCCGGCAATTACCGTGAATATTATGAGTATTGTAAAGCTAGTCTTAGTGACAGCACAAATTCCTGCTCCATACTCAGGTACCTGCTTGGGCCCTTAGAAGCTCAGATTCGAGATATTAAATTAGTGAATGTAGCAAGCTTATTTGAGGGCTCGCCTTCTCCGAGCTGGGTAGCTGCAACACTTGTTGAAATGAAAAAAAGCTAATTTTTAAGGCGTGTATCCTGCTCAAAACTCCGTTTTCTTTGTTTTGAGCAGGATAAATTGATGTCAAAGAGGCTTTTTTCTGTTTTTACGACGATAGTTGTTCTTTTTTGTCATAAAAACATGTCGTAAAATGTCGCAAAAATCAACTAAGACGGTTCAGCCTGTAACGGGTGGCTTTTTTAATTCCTTCTTGTGCAATGATCCCTTTCTCTATGAGATCGGCAAGATCTCTTTGTAAAGAACGCCTGTTTATTCCCGAGCGGTAAAGGCACAAGGTGGAAAGAAGCCGGGACGTCCTGCCGTTTCCGTCTACAAACGGGTGGATATGGACCAGCTGGAACTGCGCTATTCCCGCGGCAAGAACCGGAGGGATTGTGCGTTCACCTTGCAGCCAATCTGTCAGCTCAGTCATCAAAACTCAGTAAATTATTTGCTTGGTGCACGGAGACCGTAAGGTGAGTCCTTAAATTAGGAGTTCGTCTGATATGGAATCAAAATCCGGATTGGACGAAAAATGTATTTTGAAAGATCGATAAGTAACTTAGTTTCAGGAGATCGGTTTAAAGAGCTCTTCTAGTTCTTCCATAGAAAGGCGGAGTTGATCTGCTCCTTTAGAATCAAATAAATGATCGATCATGTCTTGTTTTTTTTGCTGCAGGGCGATGATTTTTTCTTCAATCGTTTTTTCAGTGATCAATTTATAAACGAATACGGGCTTATCTTGTCCGATGCGGTGCGCGCGATCCGTTGCCTGTCTTTCAGCTGCAGGATTCCACCACGGATCATAATGGATAACGGTATCGGCTTGGGTGAGATTGAGTCCAACTCCCCCTGCTTTGAGGCTGATGAGAAAGAGGGGGACATTGCCGTTTTGAAATTGATCGATCACTTCTTTTCTATTTTTTGTTTGTCCCGTTAACTTAACGTAGTTGACATGGAGCGTTTGCAATTGTTCTTCAATCAATGCCAGCATAGAAGTAAAGCTGGAGAAGAGGAGGATTTTTCTGTTTTCATCTAATAATGTCGTTAAAAGTTCTACAAGGTATTCGAGCTTAGCGGAAGCGATGACGGAAGCATTGGTTTTCATTTTAACGAGTCTTGGATCGCAGCACGCTTGACGCATTTTGAGAAGGGCATCGAGGATAATAATCTGACTTTTTGCAAGCCCTTTTTCTTGGATCACCTGCTTGACTTTTTCAAGCATCGATATGCGTATGGTTTCATAGAGATCGCGTTGATCGTCTTTAACGGCGATATACTTAATCAGCTCTGTTTTGGGGGGAAGCTCAATGGCAACTTTATCCTTCGTCCTACGCAAGAGGAAGGGGGCGATTTTTTTGGATAACCGCTCTTGTATTTCTTTGTTTTCCATTTTTTCAATGGGGTTTCTAAAGTGGCGGGAGAATTGTTGTTTATTCCCTAAGAGGCCGGGATTTAAAAAGTGGAAAATAGACCAAAGTTCACCTAAATGATTTTCCATAGGCGTTCCCGAAAGACAAAAACGGTGCATTGCATCTAATTCACACAACACTTGAAATGATTTTGTGAGTGAGTTTTTGATGTATTGGGCCTCATCGAGAACGATGGTGTAAAAGGAGTGCTTGAAGAAGATTTTCTGATCCCTAACGATGAGGGGATATGTCGTCAAAACAATGTCGTGATCCGGTATTTCGGAAAATTGTTCTTTTCTCTCTTGCCCATGAAGGACTAATACTTTTAAAGAGGGGGCAAAGCGAGTGGTTTCATGAACCCAATTGGGAACTAAACTCGTTGGTGCGATAATTAAAGAGGGTTTTTTCATCCTACCCGCTTCTTTTTCAGCGAGGAGGTGAGTGAGGATTTGAATCGTTTTCCCGAGGCCCATATCGTCAGCTAAAATGCCTCCAAATGAACATTTTTGCAAATGTTGCAGCCAATTGAAACCGGTGTGTTGATAATTCCTTAAAGTGGCTTGGAGCGTTTCCGGAAGAGGTAGATGGGGAGGATTCATTGCTTCAGACAATTGCTTTAGAATTTTTTCAAATTGGGCGTTTGTTTTCCATTTAACGATGCCGTCTAATGTCTTTTTCCATCCTTCAAT is a window from the Simkaniaceae bacterium genome containing:
- a CDS encoding Fic family protein; the protein is MTELTDWLQGERTIPPVLAAGIAQFQLVHIHPFVDGNGRTSRLLSTLCLYRSGINRRSLQRDLADLIEKGIIAQEGIKKATRYRLNRLS